A genome region from Aphelocoma coerulescens isolate FSJ_1873_10779 chromosome Z unlocalized genomic scaffold, UR_Acoe_1.0 ChrZ, whole genome shotgun sequence includes the following:
- the TPGS2 gene encoding tubulin polyglutamylase complex subunit 2 isoform X2, protein MEDKPPTGIKPYLDKLTLGVTRILETSPGVAEVTFVEKEPAERHTIVSWEQVKWCSPQINQHAQIVEPSSSDPLLSFEKNSCVLPEDLKNFYLMTDGFQMTWSVKTDDTPMPLGSMVINSVSKLCRLGGSSMYTLPNAPTLADLEDDTDDEGNGDKPEKPHFDSRSLIFELDPCNGNGKVCLVYKHAEPVVSPDTEIWFLDRALYWHFLTKTFTAYYRLLITHLGLPQWQYAFTSYGVSPQAKQWFNMYKPITINTALLTEEADSFVNKLDPNKVFKSKNKTPVLKKKPPSQPPGSQKSHMSMTSAKTSSLAGNSSRK, encoded by the exons ATGGAGGACAAACCCCCCACCGGCATCAAGCCCTACCTGGACAAGCTCACCCTGGGCGTCACAAGGATATTGG agACTTCTCCAGGAGTTGCTGAAGTGACATTTGTGGAAAAAGAGCCAGCTGAACGCCACACAATCGTTTCTTGGGAGCAAGTGA AGTGGTGCAGCCCTCAGATAAATCAACATGCACAGATTGTGGAACCTTCATCCTCAGACCCTCTCCTGAGTTTTGAG AAAAACTCCTGTGTATTACCAGAGGATTTGAAGAACTTCTATCTGATGACTGATGGCTTCCAGATGACCTGGAGTGTGAAGACCGATG ATACCCCAATGCCCCTGGGCTCCATGGTGATTAACAGTGTCTCGAAGCTGTGCCGGCTTGGGGGTTCCTCTATGTACACTCTGCCTAATGCTCCAACTCTCGCTGACCTTGAAGATGACACAGATGACGAAG GTAATGGAGACAAACCAGAGAAGCCGCACTTTGATTCTCGTAGTCTTATCTTTGAATTAGACCCATgcaatgggaatgggaaagtcTGTCTTGTTTATAAGCATGCTGAACCAG TGGTCTCCCCAGACACAGAGATCTGGTTCCTGGACAGGGCTCTGTATTGGCATTTCCTCACCAAAACCTTCACAGCTTACTACCGCCTGCTCATCACCCACCTGGGTCTCCCACAGTGGCAGTATGCCTTCACCAGCTATGGAGTCAGCCCCCAGGCCAAG CAATGGTTTAACATGTATAAACCCATAACCATCAACACAGCACTCCTGACTGAAGAAGCTGATTCCTTTGTGAACAAGCTGGACCCCAATAAAGTGTTtaaaagcaagaacaaaactCCAGTGCTCAAGAAGAAACCACCTTCACAGCCACCAGGCTCCCAAAAGAGTCACATGAGCATGACCTCTGCCAAGACATCCTCACTAGCTGGGAATTCTTCAAGGAAGTGA
- the TPGS2 gene encoding tubulin polyglutamylase complex subunit 2 isoform X1 → MEDKPPTGIKPYLDKLTLGVTRILETSPGVAEVTFVEKEPAERHTIVSWEQKNSCVLPEDLKNFYLMTDGFQMTWSVKTDDTPMPLGSMVINSVSKLCRLGGSSMYTLPNAPTLADLEDDTDDEGNGDKPEKPHFDSRSLIFELDPCNGNGKVCLVYKHAEPVVSPDTEIWFLDRALYWHFLTKTFTAYYRLLITHLGLPQWQYAFTSYGVSPQAKQWFNMYKPITINTALLTEEADSFVNKLDPNKVFKSKNKTPVLKKKPPSQPPGSQKSHMSMTSAKTSSLAGNSSRK, encoded by the exons ATGGAGGACAAACCCCCCACCGGCATCAAGCCCTACCTGGACAAGCTCACCCTGGGCGTCACAAGGATATTGG agACTTCTCCAGGAGTTGCTGAAGTGACATTTGTGGAAAAAGAGCCAGCTGAACGCCACACAATCGTTTCTTGGGAGCAA AAAAACTCCTGTGTATTACCAGAGGATTTGAAGAACTTCTATCTGATGACTGATGGCTTCCAGATGACCTGGAGTGTGAAGACCGATG ATACCCCAATGCCCCTGGGCTCCATGGTGATTAACAGTGTCTCGAAGCTGTGCCGGCTTGGGGGTTCCTCTATGTACACTCTGCCTAATGCTCCAACTCTCGCTGACCTTGAAGATGACACAGATGACGAAG GTAATGGAGACAAACCAGAGAAGCCGCACTTTGATTCTCGTAGTCTTATCTTTGAATTAGACCCATgcaatgggaatgggaaagtcTGTCTTGTTTATAAGCATGCTGAACCAG TGGTCTCCCCAGACACAGAGATCTGGTTCCTGGACAGGGCTCTGTATTGGCATTTCCTCACCAAAACCTTCACAGCTTACTACCGCCTGCTCATCACCCACCTGGGTCTCCCACAGTGGCAGTATGCCTTCACCAGCTATGGAGTCAGCCCCCAGGCCAAG CAATGGTTTAACATGTATAAACCCATAACCATCAACACAGCACTCCTGACTGAAGAAGCTGATTCCTTTGTGAACAAGCTGGACCCCAATAAAGTGTTtaaaagcaagaacaaaactCCAGTGCTCAAGAAGAAACCACCTTCACAGCCACCAGGCTCCCAAAAGAGTCACATGAGCATGACCTCTGCCAAGACATCCTCACTAGCTGGGAATTCTTCAAGGAAGTGA